The following coding sequences are from one Leishmania major strain Friedlin complete genome, chromosome 36 window:
- a CDS encoding protein kinase-like protein → MMKSYRPPASFQQGRYIPNKVLGTGTYGQVIRCYDNVTGKDVAVKVAQSDAAYRRSALNEISALLCLKENEDSVNILDSFEDAGHVCIVSELLDRNLFEVLRHRGFGPLSLREVRQVALRVLSALASLHNSGYIHCDIKPENIMLRRSTPVSSDSSSFMLGPFTSENASSGSSNKSGEQNNFPNALAPGQAALKLDSNANAHNQLWRNTNSIDSLVGNTHSAAFQDSDLNMGFSPRTGNRLGGYSKQQHGQRGSGDATAAISGAGMRYSSSLDALFSMPAAAVGASGTGNSTRNDLRVNCNALGNKGIESQERTQFNPDANPYRRTCLIDFGAVRRFNENTYYDVQSLWYRAPEVLCGLPYTTAIDSWSVGCVLFELFTGKPFFPGESLQHQLSLIVQHVGHPSQAALTLGCLATQFQLPMVYVSHDARREHVRQWILSSREAGLQRWRKHQIQKLQEAHIAGNQQLWLHRTADVPNTKSEEDALLTATPYGESDVDGASEELELLVDLVCDLLNPDESQRLSCTQALRHPFLSNVSKCCSAAPCPCTATPAACFPAVSAAPAPIPCIMATTTAGQPVMMTASPLSVPMGCSPASPFVMHPVHSAPAATVPFTVASVESMVGVEMEVSTLGVSSQHQPAQAFSTYPAVAASTVYTTNSTGQVMQCTVPVFTQVAHQVAPNVGHAFLPLGMTAQNPTGGTYCSPTTTASQQQYPPSGMSISPTFSPGGALVHARVPLGFTPTTGSNPAAVAAPAASVQPLGASSYVLASAGTVPCMHDYHSEMASAGMSPYVLCHFQPQHACATVMSP, encoded by the coding sequence ATGATGAAGTCTTACCGACCTCCGGCATCCTTCCAGCAGGGCCGCTACATCCCAAACAAGGTGCTCGGTACAGGGACGTATGGACAGGTGATTCGATGTTACGATAACGTCACGGGCAAGGATGTCGCTGTGAAGGTCGCGCAGAGTGACGCCGCGTACCGTCGCTCCGCTTTGAACGAAATCAGTGCACTGCTCTGCCTCAAGGAAAACGAGGACTCCGTGAACATTCTGGACTCCTTCGAGGACGCCGGGCATGTGTGCATCGTCTCGGAGTTGCTGGACCGAAACCTCTTCGAGGTACTGCGACATCGCGGCTTTGGCCCGCTGTCACTGCGTGAAGTGCGCCAGGTCGCTCTGCGCGTCTTGAGCGCGCTGGCCTCGCTCCACAACAGCGGGTACATTCACTGCGACATCAAGCCCGAGAACATCATGTTGCGCCGAAGCACTCCCGTCAGCTCGGATTCCTCCTCATTTATGCTAGGGCCCTTCACCAGCGAGAATGCCAGCAGTGGGTCGTCGAACAAGAGCGGCGAGCAGAACAACTTCCCGAACGCGCTGGCTCCCGGGCAGGCGGCCCTGAAGCTGGACAGCAATGCCAACGCTCACAACCAGCTGTGGCGTAACACGAACTCGATCGACTCCCTCGTTGGGAacacgcacagcgctgctTTCCAGGACAGCGATCTGAATATGGGCTTCTCCCCGCGCACCGGCAACCGTCTTGGGGGCTACTCGAAGCAGCAACACGgacagcgcggcagcggcgacgccacaGCTGCGATCAGCGGTGCTGGCATGCGttacagcagcagcctcgaTGCACTCTTCAGCATGCCAGCCGCTGCAGTCGGCGCTTCTGGCACCGGCAACAGCACCCGAAACGACCTTCGTGTGAATTGCAACGCTTTGGGCAACAAGGGTATCGAGTCTCAGGAACGGACGCAGTTCAACCCCGACGCCAATCCGTACCGCCGCACGTGCTTGATCGACTTCGGCGCCGTGCGCCGTTTTAACGAGAACACGTACTACGACGTGCAGTCGCTCTGGTACCGCGCGCCGGAGGTGCTGTGTGGGCTTCCATACACCACCGCGATCGACTCCTGGAGTGTTGGCTGCGTCCTCTTCGAGCTCTTCACGGGCAAGCCGTTTTTCCCGGGCGAGAGCCTGCAGCATCAGCTTTCGCTGATTGTGCAGCACGTCGGCCATCCCTCTCAGGCGGCGCTCACGCTAGGGTGCTTGGCGACGCAGTTCCAGCTTCCCATGGTGTACGTGTCGCACGATGCGCGGCGGGAGCACGTGCGGCAGTGGATTCTCTCCTCCCGCGAGGcggggctgcagcggtggcgcaaGCATCAGATTCAGAAGCTGCAAGAGGCTCACATCGCCGGCAACCAGCAGCTTTGGCTCCACCGTACTGCCGATGTCCCGAACACCAagtcggaggaggacgctCTGCTAACCGCCACTCCCTACGGCGAGTCAGACGTGGACGGCGCTtcggaggagctggagctgctTGTGGACCTGGTTTGCGACCTGCTCAATCCTGACGAGTCGCAGCGACTGAGCTGCACGCAAGCGCTGCGCCATCCGTTCCTGAGCAACGTCTCcaagtgctgcagcgctgccccgTGCCcgtgcaccgccaccccaGCCGCCTGCTTTCCGGCTgtgtctgctgcgccagcgccgatACCGTGTATTATGGCCACAACTACCGCGGGACAGCCGGTGATGATGACCGCCTCGCCATTGAGCGTGCCGATGGGATGCTCTCCTGCGAGCCCGTTTGTGATGCACCCGGTCCACTCTGCCCCAGCCGCCACCGTGCCCTTCACCGTGGCATCCGTAGAGTCGATGGTGGGGGTGGAAATGGAGGTGTCGACTCTCGGTGTTTCTTCGCAGCATCAGCCCGCTCAGGCGTTCAGCACTTACCCCGCGGTCGCAGCCTCAACCGTGTACACTACCAATAGCACTGGGCAGGTGATGCAGTGCACTGTGCCCGTCTTCACACAGGTGGCTCACCAAGTCGCGCCGAACGTCGGCCACGCGTTCCTACCGCTTGGCATGACCGCACAGAACCCGACCGGTGGCACCTACTGCTCCCCGACCACAACtgcatcgcagcagcagtacccGCCGTCGGGAATGAGCATCTCACCCACGTTCTCTCCAGGAGGAGCGCTCGtacacgcgcgtgtgccacTGGGGTTCACGCCCACCACAGGATCTAAtcctgccgccgtcgccgcccctGCAGCGTCCGTACAACCCCTCGGTGCCTCGTCGTACGtgctcgccagcgccggcacaGTTCCCTGCATGCACGACTACCACTCTGAGATGGCTTCAGCTGGGATGTCGCCTTATGTCCTGTGCCATTTTCAGCCGCAGCACGCCTGTGCCACCGTCATGTCTCCTTGA